A region from the Fusarium musae strain F31 chromosome 1, whole genome shotgun sequence genome encodes:
- a CDS encoding hypothetical protein (EggNog:ENOG41~BUSCO:EOG092644ZU) — MGFTDLVSDAGLTVLNSWLSTRSYIVGQSASQADVATFKALSSAPDAEKYPHAARWYKHIASYESQFATLPGDAAAPYTTYGPETAEVTINPAQAPEKAEGGDDDDVDLFGSDDEEEDEEAARVREERLAEYKKKKEAKPKTIAKSVVTLDVKPWDDETDMVALEAAVRAIEKDGLVWGASKLVPVGFGVKKLQINMVVEDEKISVADLEEEIQELEDYVQSTDVAAMQKL, encoded by the exons ATGGGCTTCACCGATCTCGTTTCCGATGCTGGGCTTACCG TGCTCAACAGCTGGTTGAGCACCCGCTCTTACATTGTTGG CCAATCTGCCTCTCAGGCTGATGTCGCTACCTTCAAGGCTCTCTCTAGCGCTCCCGACGCTGAGAAGTACCCCCACGCCGCTCGATGGTACAAGCACATTGCTAGCTACGAGAGCCAGTTCGCTACCCTCCCcggtgatgctgctgctcccTACACCACCTACGGCCCTGAGACCGCTGAGGTGACCATCAACCCCGCCCAGGCtcctgagaaggctgagggaggtgatgacgacgatgtcgACTTGTTCGGcagcgacgacgaggaggaggatgaggaggccGCTCGCGTCCGTGAGGAGCGTCTTGCTGagtacaagaagaagaaggaggccaaGCCTAAGACCATCGCTAAGTCCGTCGTCACTCTTGACGTTAAGCCTTGGG ATGATGAGACTGATATGGTTGCCCTCGAGGCTGCCGTCCGTGCTATTGAGAAGGACGGCCTCGTCTGGGGTGCTTCCAAGCTCGTCCCCGTGGGCTTCGGTGTTAAGAAGCTCCAGATTAAcatggttgttgaggacGAGAAGATTTCCGTTGCCGacctcgaggaggagatccaagagcttgaggattaCGTCCAGTCCACTGACGTTGCTGCCATGCAGaagctataa
- the PSF1 gene encoding DNA replication protein psf1 (EggNog:ENOG41~BUSCO:EOG092648K5), translated as MYGDLGNKLVQHAKRTQNLTHLPPYQTEIVRAVTREVRDLDKDVAELLEPFQGSFDPSADQDIACTLLVNHLSMRRNKRCLLAYHRTRTDKLEELVWNGSDVVDLSGQQVRDPASASGAGGSDASKSSLSPQEEEYVRQYSDLLAAYKGQWTDIDLTGSLEPPRDLFIDVRVLKDAGEIQTEYGAITLTKNSQFYVRQGDVERLIAQGYLHKLG; from the exons ATGTATGGAGATTTGGGCAACAAGCTG GTCCAACATGCCAAAAGAACCCAAAATTTGACCCATCTGCCTCCTTACCAGACCGAAATTGTTCGAGCGGTGACGCGAGAAGTGAGAGACCTGGACAAAGATGTTGCAGAACTTCTTGAGCCGTTTCAAGGCTCATTTGATCCAAGCGCCGACCAAGATATTGCTTGCACTCTGCTAGTAAACCACCTTTCGATGCGAAGGAACAAGCGTTGCTTGCTCGCTTACCACCGGACACGGACAGATAAGCTTGAAGAATTGGTATGGAATGGATCAGACGTGGTAGATCTGTCTGGGCAACAAGTACGGGATCCTGCGAGTGCTTCCGGCGCGGGTGGCAGTGATGCATCAAAGAGTAGTCTCAGCCCTCAAGAGGAGGAATATGTTAGACAGTACAGCGACCTGTTGGCAGCCTACAAGGGGCAATGGACAGACATCGACCTTACGGGGAGCCTAGAGCCACCACGAGACCTGTTCATCGACGTGCGAGTACTCAAGGATGCAGGTGAAATCCAAACAGAGTACGG GGCTATAACATTGACCAAGAACAGTCAGTTTTATGTACGCCAAGGGGACGTTGAGAGACTCATTGCACAGGGCTATTTGCATAAGCTTGGATAA